A genomic window from Flavobacterium sp. I3-2 includes:
- the cyoE gene encoding heme o synthase, which yields MTKAGLAVSVVFSTIAGYFLAVNDWSEVNYVTLVLLAVGGYCMVGASNVYNQIIEKDLDAKMDRTKNRPVASGRVSPKTALTMAIILTILGVAILYVVNPKTAMFGAISIFLYTSVYTPLKTVTPLSVFVGAIPGAIPFMLGWVAATGEFGIEAGMLFIIQFFWQFPHFWAIGWFLYDDYKKGGFSMLPTGKRDTKTALQIILYTIWLILVSIFPAFGLTGRLFLTPIAAVFVLLCGLWMLFAAVQLYKTRTAKAARSLMLVSVSYISLIQIIYIIDKFIR from the coding sequence ATGACCAAAGCTGGTTTGGCTGTAAGTGTTGTTTTTTCTACAATTGCAGGGTATTTTTTAGCTGTAAATGACTGGAGTGAAGTTAATTATGTAACTCTTGTTTTGTTAGCTGTTGGAGGATATTGTATGGTTGGTGCATCAAATGTGTACAACCAAATTATCGAAAAAGATTTAGATGCTAAAATGGATCGTACCAAAAATCGTCCGGTAGCTTCTGGTCGAGTTTCTCCAAAAACTGCCCTGACAATGGCAATTATTCTGACGATTTTGGGTGTCGCAATATTGTATGTTGTAAATCCTAAAACAGCTATGTTTGGTGCGATTTCAATTTTTCTTTATACAAGTGTTTATACACCATTAAAAACTGTAACACCATTATCGGTTTTTGTAGGAGCAATTCCCGGGGCAATTCCGTTTATGTTAGGGTGGGTTGCAGCAACTGGAGAATTTGGTATAGAGGCAGGTATGCTTTTTATTATTCAGTTTTTTTGGCAGTTTCCTCATTTTTGGGCAATCGGTTGGTTTTTGTATGACGACTATAAAAAAGGTGGATTCTCAATGTTGCCAACTGGTAAACGAGATACCAAAACTGCTTTGCAGATTATATTATATACAATTTGGTTGATATTAGTTTCTATTTTTCCAGCTTTTGGTTTAACAGGAAGATTGTTTTTAACACCAATTGCAGCTGTTTTTGTTCTGTTATGTGGATTGTGGATGTTGTTCGCAGCCGTACAGTTATATAAGACAAGAACCGCAAAAGCAGCTCGTTCATTGATGTTGGTGAGTGTTTCGTATATTTCGTTGATTCAAATTATATATATAATTGATAAATTTATTAGATAA
- the gcvH gene encoding glycine cleavage system protein GcvH, whose translation MNIPANLKYTKDHEWVSIEGDVATVGITDFAQKELGDIVYVEVETLDQTLDQDEVFGTVEAVKTVSDLFLPLGGEIIEFNEELETEPELVNTDAYGKGWMIKIKISDLAQVDSLLSDEQYKELIGA comes from the coding sequence ATGAATATACCAGCTAATTTAAAGTACACAAAAGACCACGAGTGGGTAAGTATTGAAGGAGATGTTGCAACTGTAGGAATTACAGATTTCGCGCAAAAAGAATTAGGAGACATTGTTTATGTTGAAGTTGAAACTTTAGATCAAACTTTAGATCAAGACGAAGTTTTCGGAACAGTTGAGGCAGTTAAAACAGTTTCTGATTTATTTTTACCATTAGGTGGTGAAATTATCGAATTCAATGAAGAGTTAGAAACTGAACCAGAATTAGTAAATACAGATGCTTACGGAAAAGGTTGGATGATTAAAATCAAAATTTCTGATTTAGCACAAGTAGATTCATTATTATCAGACGAGCAATACAAAGAGTTAATTGGAGCGTAA
- the deoC gene encoding deoxyribose-phosphate aldolase: MELNTYLDATYLKTPADSGLTEQETNQNVIELIEDAIIDNYKLVMIRSNYIALAKEMLAKAKSKVQVGTVIDFPFGTGGLEKKLKEAQNAIDLGADDLDFVVDYQAFKKGEIDSVSTEILEGTKLGLENNKIVKWIIEVAALTDKEIVQLTTLIKRIVISNFKENDYDNVFVKSSTGFFKTPNGEPNGATVHSIVLMLENASPLPVKASGGVRTTQEAIDMIKLGVKRIGTSSQKAILFGQKGNSNY; encoded by the coding sequence ATGGAATTAAATACATATTTAGACGCAACCTATCTGAAAACTCCTGCAGATAGTGGATTAACTGAGCAAGAAACAAATCAAAATGTTATTGAATTAATCGAAGATGCCATCATAGATAATTATAAATTGGTTATGATTCGCAGTAATTACATCGCATTGGCTAAAGAAATGTTAGCTAAAGCAAAATCTAAAGTTCAAGTAGGAACAGTAATCGATTTTCCTTTTGGAACTGGAGGATTAGAAAAAAAATTAAAAGAAGCCCAGAATGCAATAGATTTAGGTGCAGATGATTTAGATTTCGTGGTCGATTATCAAGCCTTTAAAAAAGGTGAAATTGACAGCGTTTCAACTGAAATTTTAGAAGGAACCAAGTTAGGTTTAGAAAATAACAAAATTGTAAAATGGATAATTGAAGTTGCTGCATTAACAGATAAAGAAATTGTTCAATTGACAACTTTGATCAAACGCATTGTGATTTCAAATTTTAAAGAAAATGATTACGACAACGTTTTCGTGAAATCATCAACAGGTTTTTTCAAAACACCAAATGGAGAGCCAAATGGAGCGACCGTTCACTCAATAGTTTTAATGTTAGAAAACGCTTCGCCATTACCAGTTAAAGCGTCCGGAGGTGTTCGTACAACTCAAGAAGCAATTGATATGATTAAACTAGGTGTTAAACGAATTGGGACATCTTCGCAAAAAGCAATTTTATTCGGACAAAAAGGAAATAGTAATTATTAG
- the sprA gene encoding cell surface protein SprA, translated as MKALPKKIFIKKYIWLIALFWISFQTNAQVVTEENDDDKNSNLIGNIKIEDVKSIIEAYTYDPLTDRYVYTRTIDGFDMQYPMFLTRDEYSNLVMRKTMLEYFQKKQAAIDGTATDEEKKDLLPRYYVNSKLFESIFGSNTIDLKPLGTVEVDLGVRYTKQDNPLISPRNRRTFTMDFDQKITLSMQGKVGTKLDVNINYDTEATFGIQQQMIKLEYTPEEDDILQKIEVGNVAMPINNSLIRGAQSLFGVKTELQFGKTRVTGIFSKQNSESRTITTEGGGLVENFEFFALDYDADRHFFLSQYFRDRYDQALRNYPYIDSRARITRVEVWITNRQNRIANKDNNFRNILGLQDLGETRLSNVPADRSIGIDLNLYPNFLLAPTNTPTNNANNQFDPGKIGTNFLNVGIRDINTAASGFNIPVTEGRDFVKLENARKLSPSEFKFHPQLGYISLNQKMSNDEVIAVAYEYTIGEKIYRVGEFGTDGIDATVVGQDQDGQDVPTSQSLILKLLKSSLTSTEEPVWDLMMKNVYVLPGAQNITQEGFRLNILYTDPSPLNYITPVGATPLPDDVANTPLLNVFNLDRLNSTNDPEQGGDGFFDFVSSSVADPFANQGNSNPYSNQSGPQSTNTMQGITIDSQRGLIMFTSVEPFGDYLFNKLSINAGEDYEVDASYNENQKKYVYKNLYRQSYSRAIQDASKNKFQVKGKFRSETGGINIGLNVPQGSVVVTAGGRTLMEGSDYTVDYQSGRVEILDPSLAQSNTPINVTVENNNMMSMNRRTFFGAHVEHTFNKDVSLGATFLRLSETPLTVKSSYGQESVNNTMLGLNFNYNADAPFLTRWVNKLPNIDTDVPSNISFKTEFAYLIPGNSKVDQMNGEATSYVDDFEATRTNIDISSANSWYLSSVPVGFGAEQTDLSSGYKRSKLSWYNIDQVFHSSSRRPDGVSENDVSSNRTRRIYKQELFPTMDIANGENLTINTLDLTYYPKERGPYNFNPQFLANNSFTNPQDHWGGIMRAISTSNFERSNIEYVEFWMLDPFTGNPNDVADFNNIGELNLNLGYISEDILQDGLKQYENGLPGANGQGSTLSTIWGKVPASTALIYAFDTDPANRAIQDAGLDGILDGQEATQFPQFAQFADPAADNYEYFLNATGNVLQRYKNYNGLQGNSPVSFSDNDRGAKNLPDVEDIDGDNTMNTINAYFQYKVPIRPNPVLGENYVVDVQTTTAQLPNGGTTPVKWVQYKVPISDLPEFAVGAISDLQSIRFMRMFVTGFTDEVTLRFGSLNLVRSDWRRYQESLVEDPNINPLGTNTGFDVTTLNIIENFARQPIPYVLPPGLVRERVNQNNTIINQNEQSLSLRVYKQSQNVTSTNGLEPGDSRAVFKSVNVDMRQYKKLRMFLHAESLESPIASDRLKDDEMVAFIRFGNDFTENFYQVEIPLKVTEWNTTDPNEIWKLANEIELQLDLLTKLKNLKNKDANYDPRFIYFKDEMELDPSLATKVNKLRIGVKGNPNFGLVRNMMLGIRNNTDILYANTGTPRDIRGDVWFNELRLSDMDKKAGWAAVSTIDAKIADFASINASAMKSTIGFGSIEQGPQERSREDVFQYNIATAVNVNQLLPKKWNLNIPFSYAISEATITPEYDPNNPDVRLKDMMDQASSKSEKDAIKERAIDYTKRTSINFIGVRKQRSEGQAQRFYDVENFSLSQSINVLEQHNYEIESVLDKQTRTTLDYAYSFKPMNLEPFKNAKDLKSKQSLKLLTDFNLNLLPTNITFNTNVLRQYNRQKYRSLEVEGIAIKPLYRRNYNFNYNYGFNFNLTKSLTLGYAVSVNNIVRNYMNEFNVVNNDLDVWDGYFDVGEANARMQQFKLNYKLPINKIPYLSFLESDYAYTGDYSWQRSSDAFSNVDFEGVNYQLGNTIQNANTHRLSTTLSMERLYKDVGLVPSSQRKKKETTKQAPPKPGEKIERNQVAKKTEESKSSEFADALIGIATSIKKIRIDYNETNGTALPGFLPGLGFFGSTKPTMGFIFGSQADVRYEAARRGYLSVYPEFNQEFSRVNTKRLQYNADIRPIPNLTITLRGDRQYSKSLNEQFDVENGIYNSRSPYEYGNFGISTILIKTAFNKSTVDFSETFNTFRANRIIVANRLATERGIDLNNPANIDRYGYPVGYGRTNQEVLIPAFLSAYTGGDASTVKKGIFRDFPLPNWDVNYSGLVRLQWFKSRFNNFNLKHAYQSNYTVNSFQTNYEYQVNRDVLNTMGNYPSETVVGNINLTEQFRPLIGIDFQTKSMFKFNASINRDRLLSMSFDNNLLTEVQGNDYVLGVGFRIKDVRFNTDIEGAPNGGTIVSDLNVKFDFTWRQSTTIIRYLDYENNIIGAGTDRWTIDATADYMFTKNIRGAFYYSHDFSKAVISTAFPVTNVRAGFRISYNFGN; from the coding sequence TTGAAGGCCTTACCAAAAAAAATATTTATAAAAAAGTATATCTGGCTTATAGCTTTGTTTTGGATTTCATTCCAAACAAATGCTCAAGTTGTAACCGAAGAGAACGATGATGATAAAAATTCGAATCTTATCGGTAATATTAAAATTGAAGATGTAAAAAGTATTATCGAAGCATATACTTATGATCCATTGACTGACCGTTATGTTTATACACGCACGATCGATGGATTTGATATGCAATATCCCATGTTTTTAACTCGTGATGAATATTCAAATTTAGTCATGCGTAAAACTATGCTTGAATATTTTCAAAAAAAACAAGCTGCAATTGATGGTACTGCCACCGATGAAGAGAAGAAAGATCTTTTACCTAGATATTATGTGAATTCTAAATTATTTGAGTCTATTTTCGGAAGTAATACCATTGATTTAAAACCTTTAGGAACAGTTGAAGTTGATTTAGGTGTTCGTTATACAAAACAAGATAATCCGTTGATTTCTCCAAGAAACCGACGAACTTTTACAATGGATTTTGATCAAAAAATCACATTGAGTATGCAAGGTAAAGTTGGAACTAAATTAGACGTAAACATAAATTACGATACAGAGGCCACTTTTGGAATTCAACAACAAATGATTAAGCTTGAATACACACCTGAAGAAGATGATATTCTTCAGAAAATAGAAGTTGGTAATGTTGCCATGCCAATTAATAATTCATTAATCAGAGGAGCACAAAGTTTGTTTGGTGTTAAAACAGAATTGCAATTTGGAAAAACAAGAGTTACAGGAATTTTCTCTAAACAAAATTCCGAGTCAAGAACCATTACAACTGAAGGCGGTGGTTTAGTTGAAAATTTTGAATTTTTTGCCTTAGATTACGATGCTGATCGTCACTTCTTTTTATCTCAGTATTTTAGAGATCGTTATGATCAAGCCTTACGTAATTATCCATATATAGATAGTCGTGCACGTATTACACGTGTTGAAGTTTGGATTACCAACCGCCAAAATCGTATTGCAAATAAAGATAATAACTTTAGAAATATTTTAGGTTTACAAGATTTAGGAGAAACTCGTTTGTCAAATGTTCCGGCGGATCGTAGTATTGGAATTGATTTGAATTTGTATCCTAACTTTTTGTTGGCTCCAACAAATACGCCAACAAATAATGCCAATAACCAGTTCGACCCAGGGAAAATTGGTACAAACTTCTTGAATGTTGGAATTAGAGATATCAATACTGCAGCATCTGGATTTAATATTCCAGTTACCGAAGGGCGTGATTTTGTTAAATTAGAAAACGCTAGAAAACTTTCTCCTTCAGAATTTAAATTTCATCCACAATTAGGTTACATCTCTTTAAATCAAAAAATGTCAAACGATGAAGTGATCGCAGTTGCATATGAATATACGATTGGAGAGAAAATTTATCGAGTTGGTGAATTTGGTACTGATGGAATAGATGCAACAGTTGTAGGTCAGGATCAAGATGGACAAGATGTACCAACATCTCAAAGTTTGATTTTGAAACTTTTAAAAAGTAGTTTGACATCAACTGAAGAACCAGTTTGGGATTTGATGATGAAAAACGTTTATGTTTTACCTGGTGCTCAAAATATTACACAAGAAGGTTTTAGATTAAATATTCTTTATACAGATCCATCACCTTTAAATTATATTACACCAGTAGGAGCAACTCCATTACCAGATGATGTTGCTAACACGCCATTATTAAATGTTTTTAACTTAGATCGATTAAATTCTACAAACGATCCTGAGCAAGGTGGAGATGGATTCTTTGATTTTGTTTCTTCATCAGTTGCTGATCCTTTTGCAAATCAAGGAAATTCAAATCCGTATTCAAATCAATCTGGACCTCAAAGCACAAATACCATGCAAGGTATTACGATTGACTCTCAAAGAGGATTGATTATGTTTACGAGTGTGGAGCCTTTTGGAGATTATTTGTTTAATAAGCTTTCTATTAATGCTGGCGAGGATTACGAAGTTGATGCATCGTATAACGAAAATCAGAAAAAATACGTTTATAAGAACTTATACCGTCAATCATATTCTAGGGCAATTCAAGATGCATCTAAAAATAAATTTCAAGTAAAAGGTAAATTTCGTAGTGAAACAGGTGGAATTAATATTGGATTAAATGTTCCTCAAGGTTCAGTTGTTGTTACTGCAGGCGGAAGAACATTAATGGAAGGTTCTGATTATACAGTAGATTATCAATCTGGTCGCGTCGAAATCCTAGATCCATCTTTGGCACAATCAAATACGCCAATCAATGTAACCGTTGAGAATAATAATATGATGAGCATGAATCGTAGAACTTTCTTCGGAGCTCATGTTGAACATACATTTAATAAAGATGTTTCATTAGGAGCAACTTTCTTGAGATTGTCAGAAACACCTTTGACAGTTAAATCTTCTTATGGTCAAGAATCTGTAAACAATACGATGCTTGGTTTGAATTTTAATTACAATGCTGATGCACCTTTTTTAACACGTTGGGTAAACAAACTGCCAAATATTGATACAGATGTTCCATCGAATATTAGTTTCAAAACAGAATTTGCTTATTTGATTCCGGGTAATTCAAAAGTGGATCAAATGAATGGAGAAGCTACTTCGTATGTTGATGATTTTGAAGCAACACGTACAAATATTGATATTTCTTCTGCAAATTCTTGGTATTTATCAAGTGTGCCTGTTGGATTTGGAGCAGAGCAAACCGATTTATCTTCGGGTTATAAAAGATCAAAATTATCTTGGTATAATATTGACCAAGTATTTCATTCATCTTCTCGTCGTCCAGATGGAGTTTCTGAAAACGACGTTTCTTCAAACAGAACAAGAAGAATTTATAAGCAAGAATTATTTCCAACGATGGATATTGCTAATGGAGAAAACTTAACAATTAATACGTTAGATTTAACTTACTATCCAAAAGAGCGTGGACCTTATAATTTCAATCCTCAATTTTTAGCGAATAATTCATTCACAAATCCTCAAGATCATTGGGGTGGAATTATGCGAGCGATTTCGACATCAAACTTTGAACGTTCGAATATCGAATATGTCGAATTTTGGATGTTAGATCCATTTACTGGTAATCCAAATGATGTTGCAGACTTTAATAATATTGGAGAATTAAATTTAAATCTTGGATATATTTCTGAAGATATTTTACAAGACGGATTGAAACAATATGAGAATGGATTGCCTGGAGCAAACGGACAAGGTTCTACTTTGAGTACCATTTGGGGTAAAGTTCCTGCATCAACCGCTTTAATTTATGCTTTTGATACGGATCCTGCAAATCGTGCGATTCAAGATGCTGGTTTAGATGGTATTCTTGATGGACAAGAAGCAACTCAATTTCCACAATTTGCTCAGTTTGCAGATCCAGCTGCGGACAATTATGAGTATTTCTTAAATGCAACAGGGAACGTTTTGCAACGCTATAAAAACTATAATGGGTTACAAGGAAATTCACCTGTAAGTTTTTCTGATAATGATCGCGGAGCTAAAAACTTACCAGATGTTGAAGATATTGATGGTGACAATACCATGAATACAATCAACGCATATTTTCAATATAAAGTGCCGATTAGACCAAATCCAGTACTTGGAGAAAATTATGTAGTGGACGTACAAACTACAACAGCTCAATTACCTAATGGTGGAACAACGCCAGTAAAATGGGTTCAATATAAAGTGCCAATTTCAGATTTGCCAGAATTTGCAGTCGGAGCAATTTCAGATTTACAATCAATTCGTTTCATGCGTATGTTTGTAACTGGATTTACAGATGAAGTTACGCTTCGTTTTGGTAGTTTAAATTTAGTTCGAAGTGATTGGAGACGTTATCAAGAATCTTTAGTAGAAGATCCAAATATCAATCCATTAGGAACAAATACGGGATTTGATGTGACGACTTTAAATATTATTGAAAATTTTGCTCGCCAACCTATTCCGTATGTTTTACCTCCAGGATTGGTTCGTGAACGTGTAAATCAAAATAATACAATTATTAATCAGAACGAACAATCGTTATCTTTACGTGTTTATAAACAAAGTCAGAATGTAACTTCGACAAATGGTTTAGAACCTGGAGATTCGCGTGCAGTTTTCAAATCTGTAAATGTAGATATGCGTCAATATAAAAAATTACGTATGTTTTTACACGCCGAATCTTTAGAGTCACCAATTGCTTCAGATCGATTAAAAGATGATGAAATGGTTGCGTTTATCCGTTTCGGAAATGACTTTACAGAAAATTTCTATCAAGTAGAAATTCCATTAAAAGTTACTGAATGGAATACTACAGATCCGAATGAAATTTGGAAATTAGCAAATGAGATTGAACTTCAATTAGATTTATTAACTAAATTAAAAAACCTAAAAAATAAAGACGCAAATTACGATCCTCGATTTATCTATTTCAAAGATGAAATGGAGCTTGATCCTTCTTTGGCAACAAAAGTTAATAAGTTAAGAATAGGAGTTAAAGGAAATCCAAACTTCGGATTGGTTCGTAACATGATGTTGGGTATCCGCAATAATACAGATATTTTATATGCAAATACAGGAACACCAAGAGATATTCGAGGAGATGTTTGGTTCAACGAATTGCGTTTGTCTGATATGGATAAAAAAGCAGGTTGGGCGGCTGTGTCAACAATCGATGCAAAAATTGCTGACTTTGCAAGTATAAACGCATCAGCAATGAAATCAACAATCGGTTTTGGTTCTATCGAGCAAGGACCGCAAGAGAGAAGTCGTGAAGATGTTTTTCAATATAATATCGCTACGGCAGTTAATGTTAATCAGTTATTACCTAAAAAATGGAATTTAAATATTCCGTTTAGTTATGCGATTTCAGAAGCAACCATTACGCCAGAATATGATCCAAATAATCCGGATGTTCGTTTAAAAGATATGATGGATCAAGCTTCGTCAAAATCAGAAAAAGATGCAATAAAAGAACGCGCAATCGATTATACAAAACGTACAAGCATCAATTTCATAGGCGTTAGAAAACAACGAAGCGAAGGTCAAGCTCAGAGATTTTATGACGTAGAGAATTTCTCTTTGTCTCAATCGATTAATGTTTTAGAGCAGCATAACTATGAAATTGAAAGTGTTTTAGATAAACAGACCAGAACAACTTTGGATTACGCTTATTCATTCAAACCAATGAATCTGGAGCCGTTTAAAAATGCTAAAGATTTAAAAAGTAAGCAAAGTTTAAAATTGTTGACTGATTTTAATTTGAATCTATTGCCAACAAATATAACTTTCAATACAAATGTATTACGTCAATATAATCGTCAGAAATATCGTTCATTAGAAGTTGAAGGTATTGCAATAAAACCACTTTATAGAAGAAATTATAATTTCAACTATAATTATGGATTCAATTTTAATTTGACCAAATCATTAACTTTAGGATATGCAGTTTCTGTAAACAATATTGTTAGAAATTACATGAACGAATTTAATGTTGTAAATAATGATTTAGATGTTTGGGATGGGTATTTCGATGTTGGAGAAGCAAATGCAAGAATGCAACAATTTAAATTGAATTATAAATTACCAATTAATAAAATTCCTTATTTATCATTTTTAGAATCAGATTATGCTTATACAGGAGATTATAGTTGGCAACGTTCTTCAGATGCATTTTCGAATGTTGATTTCGAAGGAGTAAATTATCAACTAGGTAATACAATTCAAAATGCAAATACACATCGTTTGAGTACAACTTTATCGATGGAAAGATTGTATAAAGATGTTGGATTAGTTCCAAGTTCTCAACGTAAAAAGAAAGAAACTACTAAACAAGCACCACCTAAGCCAGGAGAAAAAATTGAACGAAATCAAGTTGCTAAAAAAACTGAAGAAAGTAAGTCAAGTGAGTTTGCAGATGCTTTAATTGGAATTGCAACTTCGATCAAAAAGATTAGAATCGATTATAACGAAACAAACGGAACGGCGCTTCCTGGTTTCTTACCAGGTCTAGGTTTCTTTGGTTCGACAAAACCAACAATGGGCTTTATTTTCGGAAGTCAAGCAGATGTTAGATACGAAGCAGCAAGAAGAGGTTATTTAAGTGTTTACCCAGAATTCAACCAAGAATTCAGCCGTGTAAATACCAAGCGTTTACAGTACAACGCAGATATTCGTCCGATACCTAATTTAACCATAACATTAAGAGGAGATAGACAATATTCAAAAAGCTTAAACGAACAGTTCGATGTTGAAAACGGAATTTATAATTCGCGTTCACCTTATGAATATGGAAATTTTGGAATTTCAACTATTTTAATCAAAACGGCTTTTAATAAAAGTACAGTAGATTTTTCGGAAACATTCAATACTTTCCGAGCAAATAGAATCATTGTTGCTAATCGTTTGGCTACAGAAAGAGGAATCGATTTGAATAATCCTGCGAACATAGATCGATATGGATATCCGGTTGGTTATGGAAGAACAAATCAAGAAGTTTTGATTCCGGCATTTTTATCTGCATATACAGGAGGAGATGCAAGTACAGTTAAGAAAGGAATTTTTAGAGATTTTCCACTTCCAAATTGGGATGTGAATTATTCGGGTCTTGTTCGTTTACAATGGTTCAAATCTCGATTTAATAACTTTAATTTGAAACACGCGTATCAATCAAATTATACGGTAAACTCATTCCAAACAAATTATGAGTACCAAGTTAATCGCGATGTGTTAAATACAATGGGTAATTATCCATCAGAAACGGTGGTAGGAAATATCAATTTAACAGAACAATTTAGACCATTAATCGGAATTGATTTCCAAACAAAATCAATGTTCAAGTTCAACGCTTCTATCAATAGAGATCGTTTACTTTCGATGAGTTTTGATAATAATTTATTGACCGAAGTTCAAGGAAATGATTACGTTTTAGGAGTTGGATTCAGAATCAAAGACGTTCGATTTAATACAGATATCGAAGGTGCTCCAAACGGAGGAACAATCGTAAGTGATTTGAATGTTAAATTTGATTTTACTTGGAGACAATCAACAACGATTATTCGTTATTTAGATTACGAAAACAATATTATTGGAGCGGGAACAGACCGTTGGACAATTGATGCAACAGCAGATTATATGTTTACCAAAAATATTAGAGGTGCGTTCTATTACAGTCATGATTTTTCAAAAGCAGTTATTTCTACAGCTTTCCCTGTAACCAATGTTCGTGCTGGATTTAGAATAAGTTATAATTTCGGAAATTAA
- a CDS encoding heme-copper oxidase subunit III, with amino-acid sequence MNTLEVNKERIKKEKAYKTMLLLGMASVVMIFAGLTSAYVVSSSRPDWLNDLNLPSAFLYSTIIMLISSFTFHMAKVSIKKNNRNLTSIYLGITLLLGILFIALQFTGFSQIVAEGYYFTGSESNVTMSFLYLIVLVHMVHIIGSLISLLIVIYNHYKQRYNATQSLGIELGAMFWHFLDFLWLYLFLFFTFYN; translated from the coding sequence ATGAATACGTTAGAAGTTAATAAAGAACGCATAAAAAAGGAGAAAGCTTATAAAACGATGCTATTGTTAGGGATGGCAAGTGTAGTAATGATTTTCGCTGGCTTAACGAGTGCGTATGTGGTTAGTAGTAGTAGGCCAGATTGGTTGAATGATCTTAATTTGCCTAGTGCTTTTTTATATAGTACAATAATTATGTTGATAAGTAGCTTTACTTTTCACATGGCAAAGGTTTCTATAAAGAAAAATAATCGTAATTTAACGTCAATCTATTTAGGGATTACTTTGTTGTTAGGTATTCTCTTTATAGCTTTGCAATTCACAGGTTTTTCGCAAATTGTTGCGGAAGGATACTATTTTACAGGAAGTGAAAGTAATGTGACTATGTCTTTTTTGTATCTGATTGTTTTGGTACACATGGTTCATATTATTGGATCTTTAATTTCGTTATTAATAGTAATTTATAATCATTATAAACAAAGGTATAATGCAACTCAAAGTCTTGGAATAGAGTTAGGTGCAATGTTTTGGCACTTCTTGGATTTCTTATGGTTGTATTTATTTTTATTTTTTACTTTTTACAATTAG
- a CDS encoding VanZ family protein, with protein MERKFRIGFAIFWTVLIPILCLMSFSNIKQVQQIKIPNIDKIVHFILYTLLSFFWMWSLVKKNIPNSFKKCALLIFIVGSSFGILIEIIQENFTKTRSGEFLDVICNCSGILTGILISKLISK; from the coding sequence TTGGAGCGTAAATTTAGAATTGGATTTGCAATTTTTTGGACTGTTTTAATTCCAATTCTTTGTTTGATGAGTTTCTCAAATATCAAGCAAGTTCAACAAATTAAGATTCCGAATATCGATAAAATAGTTCATTTTATACTTTATACTTTGTTATCTTTTTTTTGGATGTGGAGTTTAGTTAAAAAGAATATACCAAATTCATTTAAAAAATGCGCTTTACTTATTTTTATTGTTGGTAGTTCATTTGGTATTTTGATTGAGATAATTCAAGAAAATTTTACCAAAACCCGTTCAGGTGAATTTTTAGATGTGATTTGTAATTGCTCTGGAATTTTAACTGGAATATTAATAAGCAAATTAATTTCAAAATAA